In Methanothermobacter sp., a genomic segment contains:
- a CDS encoding molybdenum cofactor biosynthesis protein MoaE gives MLVKITTDKYEYKLPQLIEHVKKSPYIEEAGAIFTFEGIMRKTGKEEVVEKLKISHENPQEAQEKLEKIAEEIKRKHKVKDIALVHFLGEFQATETLFMVVVAGAHRQETLKALSEIIERTKKEVGFRKEEYTKEGSRVILSGG, from the coding sequence ATGCTTGTGAAGATCACAACAGACAAATATGAATACAAACTACCCCAACTCATAGAACACGTGAAAAAGAGTCCCTATATCGAAGAGGCCGGGGCCATATTCACATTTGAGGGTATAATGAGGAAAACAGGGAAAGAAGAAGTAGTGGAAAAACTTAAAATATCCCATGAAAACCCCCAAGAAGCCCAGGAGAAATTAGAGAAAATAGCAGAAGAGATAAAAAGGAAACATAAAGTGAAGGATATTGCACTCGTACACTTCCTAGGCGAATTTCAAGCCACAGAGACATTATTCATGGTTGTTGTGGCTGGAGCACACCGCCAAGAAACCCTCAAAGCCCTCAGTGAGATAATTGAAAGAACGAAAAAAGAGGTAGGATTCAGAAAAGAAGAATATACAAAGGAAGGTAGTAGGGTTATCCTCTCAGGCGGATAA